CAGGACAACGCCGAGCTGCGCAAGGAGCTGGCGCGGGCGAAGAAGGCGCAGACCGCGGCGCCCGCCCCGTCGGTCTACCGGCGCGCCCGCCGGGCGGTGGGCCGGCCCCTGAAGCGCGCGCTGCAGTCGGGCCGGCAGCAGTAAGGGCGGGGGCGGGCGGCGGCCCTCAGGCCGCCGCCTTGAAGTTCCGCGCGCGCAGGGTGCGGCGGACCTTGCGCACCGCCCGGCGCAGGAAGGTGTTGGCGGCGGCCGCGCGGTAGCCCGGGACGGCGCGGGCCTCGCGGGGCTCCGCGAGGTAGATGTCGTCGGGGATGCCGGCCGCCTCGGACCGGAAGTGCGGGTACGCCAGGTAGACCTGGGTGCCGCGCTTCTCCAGCCGCGCCTCGGGCTCCTTCTTCGCCTTCATGAACTCCAGGACGTCCAGCAGGAGTTCGGGGCGCTGACGGGCCACCAGGTGCAGCCGCAGCCGTTCGTGGACCCGCAGCCGCCGGGCCACTCCGGGGGTCCAGTGGGCGTCCATGAGCGGCTTGGCCAGCTCCAGCTTGTGGCGCCGCACTTCCTCGCTGTCCTTGAGGAACTTCGGCCCGAACTGCGGCAGCAGGGTGATCAGGAAGGGCCGGACCATGAGGATGTCGCGCTTGTCGCCGGCCGGCACCATCTCCTCGATCAGCGCCATCAGGGCGCGCGCGGAGTCGAAGCGCAGGGTGTAGCTGCCGGTCTTGGTGACGTGCTTGCCGTCGTCGCGGCCGACCAGGTAGTAGCAGGTGTAGTCGGCGAGCACGGAGACGCCGTCCGCGCGCAGATACGCCTCCAGCGTGAACAGGGCGTCCTCGCCGGTGAACAGCGACTCGTCGAACCGCATGCCGTGCCGCTCCAGCAGCGCGCGGCGGAACATCTTCTGGGCGCTGAGCGTGAACTTGATGTTGGAGGAGAAGACGTCGGTCCGCGGCAGCGTCTTGCCCCACATGGACTTCGGCGGGGTGCGGTTGATGCCCTCGACCCGGCCGAGCACGACGTCGGTGCCGTTCTCGTCGGCCATGGCGACCATGCGCTCCAGGGCCTCGGGGCCGAGCCGGTCGTCGGCGTCGAGGAAGAAGACGTAGCGTCCGGCCGCCTTGCCGAGGCCGACGTTGCGCGGGCCGCTGGGGCCGCCGGAGTTCTCCTGGCGGATCACGGTGACCGGCATGGGGGCGCGGGCGGCGAACTCCTCCAGGCACTCCCCGGTGCCGTCGGTGGAACCGTCGTCGACGGCGATGACCTCCAGGCGCGCCGGGTCGATGGTCTGCGCCTCGACGGAGGCCAGGCACTCGACCAGATACGGCATCGCTT
This Streptomyces misionensis DNA region includes the following protein-coding sequences:
- a CDS encoding glycosyltransferase family 2 protein encodes the protein MTVGTQPDVTVIIGAYEAMPYLVECLASVEAQTIDPARLEVIAVDDGSTDGTGECLEEFAARAPMPVTVIRQENSGGPSGPRNVGLGKAAGRYVFFLDADDRLGPEALERMVAMADENGTDVVLGRVEGINRTPPKSMWGKTLPRTDVFSSNIKFTLSAQKMFRRALLERHGMRFDESLFTGEDALFTLEAYLRADGVSVLADYTCYYLVGRDDGKHVTKTGSYTLRFDSARALMALIEEMVPAGDKRDILMVRPFLITLLPQFGPKFLKDSEEVRRHKLELAKPLMDAHWTPGVARRLRVHERLRLHLVARQRPELLLDVLEFMKAKKEPEARLEKRGTQVYLAYPHFRSEAAGIPDDIYLAEPREARAVPGYRAAAANTFLRRAVRKVRRTLRARNFKAAA